Part of the Musa acuminata AAA Group cultivar baxijiao chromosome BXJ3-10, Cavendish_Baxijiao_AAA, whole genome shotgun sequence genome, ACAACTTCTTGGACTTGCTTTCACCGATTCCATTCGACACGCAAAGTTCCCAACTACTTGGCCGAGGAAAACCAGAGAAGGGCGAGTCACAAACAGATCAAGTGGGATGTCAAAGTTCATTTTCTTCGGTCAAAGGATGCGGGGCACAATTTTGACCAAATGGCAAATGTAGTACAAAGACGCGATTCATTTGAGGGAACCACATTTATTTGCGTATCGAGTTAAGGGAAGGTCGTCGTCGTGCTCTCGAATGGTTTCTAGTCCTGTAGAAGATGACGGCACGCAGGGAGACTGTCTTCACAGGCTTGGCCgtggggaggaggagaagggcttGGGAGGCATGCGCAAGTCATTCACGTCGCCTTCCGCCACACGGCTCATGGAGGGGCGATCGCATGACTTCATCTGAATGCACCAGAGCCCAACCATGTATAGTTTTCTCTCCATCTAATCGATCTCCATGCTCCCATCCAATCTTGGCCCTCTTGGCCGTTCCTCTACGACGAGCTGGTCGTAGATCCATGAAGGATAGTAGATCTGGCTGGAGTTGTCCGCCTTTGGATCCACGTTTCTCCTTCCTCCGGCCATCTCCATCAGCAGcatgccgaagctgtaaacatctGACTTGTGAGCTATGACCCCGAAGCTCCTAGATGTCAGTTCAGGCGCTAAGCATCCTACCGTGCCTCTCGCCCCGCTGATGGATATCAGGCTGTAGTCCTTCGGATTCCAAAATCCGAGATCTTGGGAGTGAAAGCGTGACCGAGGAGGATGTTGTGGGGCTTGATGTCGAAGTGCACGATCCGCATGTCGCACCCATGGTGAAGGTAGTCGATGCCCCTGTTCACACCCAGGGCTATTTCATGGAGCTTCTCCATGGTGAACCGAAGATGGTTGCTGCTGCTTGCAGAGAAGATGTGCTTGTCGAGTGAGCCGCCGGGCATGTCCTCGTAGACCAGCGCTCTCTTGGATCCATCGGAGCAACAGCCGAGAAGCCGCACCACGTTCAAGTGGTAAATCCTACCAATGGTGGTGACCTCGTTGATGAACTCCTCTCCGTCGACCTTGGAGCCGCCCAGCATCTTAACAGCGACCGGGTACCGGCCGAGGATATGCCCTTCGAAGACGGAACCGAAGCCGCCTTGGCCTATTTTTTCTCTGAAGTGGCTTGTCATGGCGATGATGTCGCTATAAGCATACCGTGTCGGCGACAGAGATTGCTCGTTCCGCAGAAACTTCTCTGCCGACTCGACGGGTGCTCTCATTTTCCAAGCGTTGTGAATACACCAACAGGTGATTGGTAGACGATCAGAGTCTATGATCTACCAATTAATGTAGAACCAATAGAATCCTACCTAGTAAACAAAGAGCTACGTCGAATGAAACGATGAAGACCAGTGCTATACTGAAGATAGTGTGGGTGTGGTTGCGATCCCTCGCCTCGCAGAAGATGCAATTTAGAAAATTCATCGCAAAAAATATGGAATTTAGAATCTTAATGTAAATTGGGTTGATGCCATGTATATCATCATCATCCGTATATGCCCTGTATGAACAATATTTCGTGAGGAAAGTCAACAGGACACATGAGGAAGCCGAGCAGATAAAAAAGGTTAAAGATATTCTCACGATGTCATGATTGTCCAACACTGCTCGACGATGCTCTCGTTCGAGATTATAAATGGCCAGTCAACCAGGAATCCTTCCCGCAGGAGCTCAAAGATATCCATGCCTGTTCTCAAGAATCCTTGAACCGGAAGATAGGGTGATGCAGCTACATGAATTCTTAAGGTAGCGTATCTCATATGCATCCGACTCAACCACGACATATGTAGTGGAGTTGTTCCCGCAAAGGCGAGGCACGGCCACATTCTCTAGGCTTTGGATTTCCTGTGTGCAGTTCAGAAAACTGGACCAGTTTGCAGATTGGGCCTCACTCCTCTCGTGATGAATGACCGGATAGAGGAAGATACTGCTATTCCGGTAATTTACACGGCGAAAAAGGACTCGGGTTGGGAGACGGCAAGTGCCTGTCACGAACCCAGCATAGACGAGCCGGAATTGCGAACTCTTGTATGAGATCTCGGTGATGTAGTACTTGTCGGCGAGTGGCCGCACGAGGACCGACGGCAACCTTTGTGGCGATGAGGGCTAGAGGTTTCGGCAGTggtgaggaggagaaagaggaggaggagaagacgacAAGAAGAAGCAGCAATAGAAGAAGCAGAGCTGTTCATGGTCTTCCTTTGGAACAGAGAAGATGGTTCTCCGTGGATTTGGTTTGCTCTAAGTGGAGCGACGACACTCAAAAAATGAAATGCGTATAATAGTCAGGTCCTTAATTCGTGCCACACCTAACGATGCTTTATTTTAAACTGTTTGGACCTGACGGTCGCCGCATGAATTCCTATCAGCATCATTACCAGCTATCTTACCAAACCGTCAGATGGTGTATTTTAGGTTTTTTAATTCTTtggttgacataagaataaacatGTAATCAATATGTTAGCATCACGTGATCGATATTTTAATATCATATGATCAATACTTTAACATCCCGTGAATGTCACATCCTTATTATCATGTGTTTGATATCTCAGTGTCACATTATTGATATCTCATCGTGATCAACACCTCAACACGAGATTAAGTGGATCAAACATTATATATTCAATCATTATTGAAGtcaagtatcacatgaaggatgcATCATCGCTACGTACTCGATGTCTTATCATCATATAATCGATACATCAACATTATGTAGCTCATATTTCATCATCACATGATTGATACCTCAATACGAGATTACGAGATTGAGTGGATCGAATGTTATCACCACATTATAATtgagtataaaaaaaatatatcacattCTCATGCATACTTGAAAGTAACGATATTTAGAGCTTTACTATAAAAGAAAAGAGCTTCTTATGTACAATCCCAAATACTAACATTTTTCTCTTAAAATATAAGTTAGAATCTTTCGAACCTCATTCTTACTTAGGTATCAAAGGGATATTGTAAATAGTGCTCACGACGTAATTTTATAAGTGCCTAACTGAAATAGAGTTGGACAATAAAAATATCTATTCGATTGAAATCACCTCAGAACAAGTACAAAAGAGTGACCCTAGTTATCTCTTAATCAACATCCAACTAGATAATCTAAACTAGTTCAACACCGATGAATTATTGAAATGTATAGGATTATAAAGAACATGAATCTTGATATTTTTCGTCATTTAGATTGATCTTTAACTATACTTTGGTAGCtgtttaaaaaaatatacatCAATATCTGACAAGAAAATTTATAAGTTTGCCCAACATATAATCTAACACGGGCAtgacgaggagagagagagagagaaagcgccCTCGCAAATTGTACGGTGTgtgaaggaagagaaagaaactgGACAGAAAACAAGAATTCTCTTGGTAGGAAGAAGCCAAAATAAACCACGAGAagtggaaaaaaaaagagaaaataaatagaGAAAAAAGAAGAGTGGAAAAGaagaattaataaaaaaaatattagtgacAGATTTTATTGAAGATTGGTTTTTTTTAATCAGGAAATTAAGATAAAATTCAGAACAAAATTGAATTAATGAATAAATCCCACATAGTTACCCGACTGCAAATATGAAATATAATGAGTATATAGAAGTTGTGTTTGAGGTTTGGCTAATTTGTATGCCAACGATCTCTAATAAAAGTCTGTTTACCGGCGAAATGACAGATATGAAGTAAAACAATCTTAGGGACGATGTCTGCCTTCTTTTTGGGGGTGTCACTCGATCcatatattttccttttatttttgttatttcctCAAACTTCGTTTCTTTCGACAACATGATCCACTATCAGAATCCGCATGCATACTGTCGGTCAACAGCCTCACAAGTTTGATGAGCAACTTATTCGAGTCAACATTTGAGtcactatattattattattattattagtattagtattattattattattattttcaattgTTCCGTTGAAAgagaaatcaaaatataaatctatttatattttaaatatataattgaattttttttttgagtgaATACATAGTTGTATAATACCTTAAGTGcttgataaataatagatgaaaattatgtATTAAATGTGTATTGGCATAAATTTTACgctaatattttatgataaatatatccttttattatttttttaatatttatgaaaaaaaacatttttatttaaattaaataagtaaagaaataaaataaataaatgaatgtatccaatcttataaaaaatttcacatggctgaaaaatataaaaatattaaaaataaataaacaaatttttttttactttcatattaatttttatttaactaTTTTGATAAtcatataattttagataaactcATAagctatatttaaaatttaaaaaatgatattagTATTCTATAAATATTGAAATACTATTGCTGCCCCCTTAGTAGCATCAACATTTGAACATTTATTTAGTatccaagtcaaacatgatttaaaaatattaaatattaatttatattttaaacatgTATTTAACTCTCAATATGTATTTTAAATATGTTTCTAATCATATCCATTATCGTCAAGCCTTAGAAAGATACCGAGTGGTTATCTtgtctttttattttgttttacttTTTGCCCGACTTGTTTGAAAGGTTAGGTTACGTGTTCGAGACGTCAAGTCTTTCGAGAGTCAACTTTTTTGACTGGTTTCATTATATTGACTGCCAATGACTTGGATGCCTCGAGAAAGCTAACTTATTTGAGTGGTTGGTTTCATTAGATTGACCGCCATTGACTTGGAGGATTTGGGGGCATTGGCAAATCAAAACGCCCAGAATCATGCTGGCGGCTCGGCGGCGACTTGTGCGAATCCATTGTTCCCTAAATATATGTATAGGACATGGCATAAAACACGTAGCATTAACTCCTGAAATTAAATCTTACATTAACACGAGATTCAGACTTGCGTTGCTTATTGATGTTGTGGAAATCGACAGTACAGTGGCCTGCTCACACCAGCAATTTGAATACTAAAACTAGCGAGGACAATGCAGGTAAACCGCATTTACTTGTGTCAGTTTCAGGGAAGGTCGTCATGCTCTGAAATGATTTCTAGTCCTGAAGAACATGAAGGCATGCAGGAGGACTGTCTTCCCAAGCTTGGCTGTGGGGCGGAGAAGAAGGGCTTGGGAGGCATGCGCAAGTCATTCACGTCGCCTTCCAGCATCTCCACCACGCGGCTCATGGAGGGGCGATCGCATGACTTCATCTGAATGCACCAGAGCCCCACCATGCACAGCTTTCTCTCCATCGCATCGATCTCCGTAGTCCAATCCAATCTTGGCTCTCTTGGCCATTCCTCTCCGGCGAGCTGGTCGTAGATCCATGAAGGATAGTAGATCTGGCTGGACTTGTCCGCCTTTGGATTCACGTTTCTCCTTCCTCCAGCCATCTCCATGAGCAGcatgccgaagctgtaaacatctGACTTGTGAGATATGACCCCGAAGCTCCTAGATATCAGTTCAGGCGCTATGTATCCTATCGTGCCTCTCGCGGCGCTGATGGATATCAGGCTGTAGTCCTTCGGATACAGCTTTGCCAATCCAAAATCCGAGATCTTGGGAGTGAAAGCGTGATCGAGGAGGATGTTGTGGGGCTTGATGTCGAAGTGCACGATCTGCATGTCGCACCCATGGTGAAGGTAGTCGATGCCCCTGGCCACACCCAGGGCTATGTCACGGAGCTTCTCCATGGTGAACCGGCGATGGTTGCTGCTGCTTGCAGAGAAGATGTGCTTGTCGAGTGAGCCGCCgggcatgtactcgtacaccagcgCTCTCTTGGATCCGTCGGAGCAAAAGCCGAGAAGCCGCACCACGTTCAAGTGGTGAATCCTACCGATGGTGGAGACCTCGTTGATGAACTCCTCTCCGTCGAACTTGGAGCCGCCCAGCATCTTAACAGCGACCGGGTACCGGCCGAGGAGATGTCCTTTGAAGACGGAACCGAAGCCGCCTTGGCCTATCTTTTCTCTGAAGTGGCTTGTCATGGCGATGATGTCGCTATAAGCATACCGTGTGGGCGACAGAGTTTGCTGGTTCCGCAGAAACTTCTCTACTGAGTCGACGGGTGCTCTCATTTTCCAAGCGTTGTACGCCAGGAACACAGCAGCAGATGAAGTAGCAAATATAAGTCTGCCCACTGCATGCAATCACAGGTGACGGGTGGAAGATCAGAGTCTATATGTACTTGAACAGATGATCTACCAATTAATGTAGAACCAATAGACTTCTACCTAGTAAACAGAGAGCTACGTCTAATAAAATGATCAAGACCAGTGCGATACTCAAGATAGTGTGGCTGCGGTTGGGATCACTCTCCTCATAGAAGATGCAAGTTAGAAAATCCATCTCAAAATATATGGATTCTAGAAACTTAATGTAAATAGCGTCGGTTCCATGTATAACAACATACGTATATAACCTGTATGAACAATAATTCGTAAGCAAATAAAGCCAACAGGACACATAACGAAGCCGAGCAGATAAAAAAGGTTAAACATCTTCTCACGATGTCGTGCTTGTCCAACACTGCTCGACGATGTTCTCGTTCGTGATTGTAAATGACCATTCAACCAGGAATCCTTTCCGTAGGAGCTCAAAGATGTCCATGCCTGTACTCAAGAATCCTTCAACCGGAAGATAGGTGATGAAGCTACATGAATTCTTAAGGTAGAGTAGCGCATATGCATCGGACTCAACCACGACATATGTAGTGGAGTTGTTCCCGCTAAGGCAAGGCACGGCCACATACTCCGGGCTGTGGATTTCCTTCGTGCAGTTCATAAAACTGGCCCAGATTGTAGTTGAGCCCCGAAATGACTCATAAATGAACGGTGAAAGGAAGTTATCGAAATCCATAGCGCTAAAAGGGACACGGGGTGGGAGACGGCAAGTGCCTGTCACGAAACCAGCATAGAGGAGCCGACATCGCCCTCTCTTATATGAGATATCGGTGACGTAGTACTTGTCGGAGTCGCGATAGAGCACCGCATCTTTTCCttcacacacaagttccaactgcgGTTCACCGCAGTCAGGCGGATCGCCCCTTAGACGGAACGGAGAGCGAATGCTGAGGTCGCCGCAAGAAGAACGAGGGCAGCTTTTATTGCGCTGGGAGCTACAGAGTTCGGCGGTGGTGAGGAGgagcaagaggaggaggagaggagaaacGGTAGTAATAGAAAAGGATACTGGGGTTGAGCTTTTCATCCTCTTCCTTTGTAACGAAGAAGAGATGGTGGTGGTTCTCTGCAGATTGGGGGTTGAGGGAAGACGCCCATAATGTAAGAGAAAGCAGTTTATCTATAACGTGAATTAAAGGCCCAATTGGTGCCACGCCTAAGATGATGCATTAGTAAACGCTGAATgcaactttcttcttcttctgcgaAAACAGCAATTAAATTATTTCGTCGTCAAGCGTCGAAAAATACACACAGTTGCTTTGTTGTATTTATTGTGTTATCTCGATCAAGCTTGACTTGAGAAAAGGATTCCAGGTTGCATCGGCACCACGGACGAATGATAGATTCTATCAACAAATTCATCGTGGATAAGACCACGGTGATATGATCTGATCACCTTCAATAGATAAATACATATGTTCTTGGAGATTGTTCTAAATTTCTTTACTGCATATGAAGGGATTCAGGAGGTTGATCGACTTCAGTATATAAAGTTCATGCGAAACCAGAATGGTGAACGCAGAGAAAAGAGTCTCTTACATAAATATCAATGCATCAGCTCTTTACTAGGCATGAATGCACGTTACATGGCGTTTTACCCTCCATGAGAACAGTCCTTCAGCGGTCTCTTGAGGCATCGCAATTCTGCTCCCAGCAGTTTAGGTGCCGGTCCAAATTCCTCACTGCAAAAGAGAAAACAATAAACAGAGACGCATAGGTTAACAGCAGCAATCAAATCCTTGATTCTTCCTGGTTAAAGTGTTTAGGAGATTTAAGGCCCTGCTTTGAAATCAGAATGAAGATCTTATATATACGTTGCTCTATTATTGGAGAATGCAAGTTCTTACAGCTTACCAATGGTGGAGGTGGCTCACTTAAGATGTGGTTAGGGTAAGATTGTTGCCGGGGCATCATATGCTGCTGCAGCATTTGTGGTTGCCTGATGAAGACCTTTGCAAGACAAAAGTCAAACTTCTAAGGCACCATTAGCATTTAATTTGATGCTAAAAGGATGGTATGCTGGTAACTTATTTGTCTTAAAATTCTCTTCTCATTTTTCCTACAAACTATGTTctgttctttgttcttttctcacCCTACCAATGGAAGAATTCTTCCTTGTGTTGTTCAGAAACCAAAGAGGACTCCCAAGTTGGAGCTAAAACATAGCAATACCTGGAACTCATCTGGGCGAAGCATGTCGACCAAGAAATTAAGCATGTCTGCATGGCAGATGGCCCCTGCTACATCGGTTCTTCGGATGGTGAGCCTCTTGCACTGCTCGGCATGGAGCCATGAGCGTACCGTGAGCTCCAAGATGAAGAGCTCGCATGCTTTTGCAAATATGATCGGCGTGTCCGAGCTAACCATCTGTTAAAAGATTTTGTTATATAGCATTAAATCACACACACATAAAAAACCCGAAAACTGGATGATTAGAAGACTAGTAAGAGCTTCATCATTCGAGACCTTTGCCGCCCCATCCAATTTCATTATACGTTTGATCCTTGCAAGTGGCAGTTGATGCTGCTTGTAATCTGTAAGGAAAAGAAGATTCATAATCTCATTCCACGCCCCCATGGAAGAAGACTTTTGATGGTATCAACTCACCTGCAAGGTTTCCCAATTCAAGCATTTGTTGCTGCCAAAATTGCTGTAAATGCCACTTTTGGAGCTCCATGAAATTAGAAGGATGCAATGGCTGTGTTTGTCCAACCACCTGTAGAAAGCCAAACAAAGTCAACACCTCCTTCACCAGGCTTGCAATGTCGTAGATAAGAAGTTTAATTCCTCGGAAAGGAAATTTTGTGAATCTTCTACCTCATGCATGTCATGGAATTGAGCCAGTGGATTTTGAGGCAGTTGAAGGAAGTCATAGGTGGGAGGATCAGCAGCTGATGTTGCCGGGAATTGCTCCGACTGCGAAGTAGGGTGGATGAACTCTCTGTAATGGGCCATCTGTTCCACACCAATCGACAAATGAGAGGAAGAGGCAAAAGGGTGGCGGAACTCCAAAGGCAGCACACGATGGGTTTGCTTGGATGTGCTACTTCAGCAGCATGAGACCACATAAATaggggaggagaaggagaaagaggaagagagagaaacgGTGGAGGGTCAGATGAAAGCAGAGCAGAAGGATGGCAGAGGAAAACAGGGTGGTTGGAGATGATGACAAGGTCAGGGTCTGAAACTTCCCATGCTCTTCTGTAGCCCTAATGGAGAGAGAGCTGCCTCACTGCAGTCCGGGCAGAAGAAGCATCCAAACAGACCACAAGTAAAGCTTACACATTTGTCGTTTGAGCTCATGTTTCTCACGTTCCCTGCTGAAAACTTCCTTCAATGCACACTGCCAGCCAGGAAGTGCTCACGTTTGTTGTCACCTCTGTTGACcgagctagagagagagagagagtgtgtgtgtgtgttaccaGCGGAAACCTCCAGGGCAAGAAAGAGGGAAAGATCTCTGAATAAATGATTTCTGCACATTGAGTTTATTTTGCCAATTTCTTGTGTTCATGATCTCATGATGTTATTCCGAAGAACAAAAATTTCTAAGCATTTCCTACCCTGTTATgggaacatacatatatatagaatAGCTAAAGCTTCAAACAATACCTTCTTAAGGGCTCCATCAGAAATTGACAACATCGATTATAAATGAACCCACATCCAATGCATAATCTGTCATAGAAGCAAGAACCAATCCTCTGGATCTATTCATGATCCTACAAGAAAGCCAAAAGGCAAGGTGCGATGTTAGTGAAATGGGCACCGTAATCGAGTTGCTTGCGAAGAATTGAGAGATAATATCAGTAATTGCTTGaagaaaaagggaaattaatTGCAAGATCGAGGATATTGATCATTGATTTCCCATCAAATTAACCTTTAAATTCTTCTGCCTTCTCTGATCAGCTGCAACCTGCCATCTTTTAGAAGTGCATCACAGTGGAAATGTAGGTCAACATACAGCAAAGAATTGTACATTTAGCTACAAAAAGTTCCAGTAGAAAAAACCGATACATAAGCGTACATCAGACTCTCTTTTCTGCTCTCTGTTGAATCATGCAAACTGAATGCTGCAGAAGTGGAAGAAGGCGCAACGGAGAAGACGATGAAGAAGAGCTGAGAATTGCACCATCGCCTTCTTCGAACGATATGAACAGTGCTGGAGACTGTTCGTGGATCGCCTGAATGATTTATAGAAGATATGTAAATTATAACGTCCAAGCAGAGATTTCCCACATCTGATCGAACGATAACTCGGAAAGGTGACGCCTTTTACTTTTACCGTACGTTTCAGAGCCACGAAAAGACACGTATTGTGGTCTTCCTTGGATCttctttacataattttggaaggAAAACATTCCTTCAGCCGCCATAGATACTTCGTAGGGCTAAAAATTGGTGAGGAAAGGCTCAGCTTCACTGAGTCTCCTTGCAACTCTCTCCAAAGGCTCAACCGAAAGACTTTCTAGAGCTATATTAAGAAGCAGAAACTTCACGGAAATGCTGAAGTTAGTGGTGTGAGTCGATTGTTATCTTTGCCTAAGCGTCTCTTGAGGTACTCTGCTAATTGAGAGTGCTCATTGTCCTCGCCGATGAGGACAAATAATGATTTATCAGATGACATATATCGTGGGATTAACAGGTTTTGGATTCGTTTATTCTCGCATCAACCGAGTAGAACCATGATGGAATCAAAATACAGTTTTGATTGCATTTAGAGAAGTCGACGAGCATCTGATTGCATTTACGAGCTTGTTTCTTAAAAGATCAACTCTAGGAAGTCACCGTGATGCTCTACCTTTTAGCTTTGTTTATTTCCTCAAAGATTTCCGCCGTGAGGTCTTCATCCACATTGAATTTTTGGATGTCGAAGCTGCCGGAATTCTCACTTGCTATGCTCTCGTCTTTGTTTACAGCTTCTTGCATCGTGCTGCTTTCCGGTTCATGTCTTCGCTGAGAGAACCGATCAGGAGCGGCAGAGAGGTCCATACTGTGGGGTGCATGCTCCTGCACTGGACTTCTGCTCCTCTCGTCAAGCATACCCTCCTCCACACACGAATTGTCTTTGGTGACATCCTTTTCTACAACACCTCTCGCTTGGTCCAAGCCAACCAATTCTGCAAGGCTCATATAAGCATCAGGCGGCGACGAGTCTTCTTCATCGCTTGAGACGTCGAAGGCCTTACGCAGAGCTCTCTCGATAACTAAGCTATTATCGAAGTAGTCTTGCAACTTATCATGTCGTAGTCCAGCGACGGCAGGAAGATCTTCGCGATCGAAAACGTAATCAGTGATTTCACTCGCCATGATATACGATTCTGAATTGATCACTAATTACCTGTCGATGAGCCCCGATCCGATCCGGACGGCTCAAGATTGACACCTGGGGCAAGAACCTTCGTCGAATCGTTGCTGCCTGAGGAATGGACGACGTTCTCCGGAATCTGGTGGGTCGACGATGAGCTCCAGTCGATTATTACCCGGCTGGCAAAACTCGGAAACTGAGTTCCCATGCAAGTGTCGTTAGGTAACATGTGTTGCAGGCTGAGACACTGCATGATCTTTTGGTGCCCCCCTCGCCGTGCTTGATTCGTTTGGATAGGGTTGAGAGGCAAGTGCTTGTTTCCTCCGGTCGTGATGGGATGATGCTGGGGTAGTTGGGGTATCCTCGCCTCCATCTGAGCCAAAAGCACCGAAGGATGCTGGGTCTTGATAGCTGACGGAAGCTTGGGTAACAGAGGCCGCAACGGCAGCTTGCGTGAGGGTAGAAAAGACTTCATCTTGCCTTGCCTCTTCGGAAATGTCGATTGGCTTTGCAGCTGCCATGGCTTGGGCATTAGCTCACGCGGCAGACTCGACCTCTTCTTTGCCTTCTCTTGGCGTCTCCGATGTTTCTGCATTCGCGAGCACTGCAGTGTCATTTAATCGTCGATCCGATGAACACGACTATATGCAATGATCGTACCTGAAGGTGGCTGGAAACTTGTTTCACGGTCAGTCCATCAACGTTCATCAGTTCGAGTATCTTTCTCGGAACAGCATCTGCAAGCAGATCAAGAAGCATCAGAGGACACAATGGAAGAAACGTCGAGCTGATATGAATCATGTCATCCATTGTTTGTTCAGCGACAAGAAAGCTTACGTTTCCCCAACAGCTCGACGGATGTCAAGAACCTCTGGTGGAGATCGGAGTCCCAGAGCAAGCGGCCCATCCTCTGCTTCTTAGAACAACTGCCTTGTACTCTGCCAGCAGTGGTTCTGCTCTTCCCTGACTCATCCCCGCTCGATATTTCGATATAGCATAGCTCGTCGGCCATTTGGATCGATCTTCTCGGACCGACCACACCGTAGAAAGTCAAACCAAGATTCCTTTTACCGACGGAAACACCTTTTCCTTCTGCAGAACCAGGTCGGCTCACGTCGCGCATTGCCTTCCGCCGCATGACCTCGATGACCGCGGGCGTCATAGGCTTGGTAAAGTGGAAACAAGCTCCATGTCTGAGCGACTCGCACAAAATGTTGTGATCATCATCAGCGC contains:
- the LOC135651286 gene encoding nuclear transcription factor Y subunit C-1-like yields the protein MELQKWHLQQFWQQQMLELGNLADYKQHQLPLARIKRIMKLDGAAKMVSSDTPIIFAKACELFILELTVRSWLHAEQCKRLTIRRTDVAGAICHADMLNFLVDMLRPDEFQVLLCFSSNLGVLFGF
- the LOC135651284 gene encoding rust resistance kinase Lr10-like, giving the protein MKSSTPVSFSITTVSPLLLLLLLLTTAELCSSQRNKSCPRSSCGDLSIRSPFRLRGDPPDCGEPQLELVCEGKDAVLYRDSDKYYVTDISYKRGRCRLLYAGFVTGTCRLPPRVPFSAMDFDNFLSPFIYESFRGSTTIWASFMNCTKEIHSPEYVAVPCLSGNNSTTYVVVESDAYALLYLKNSCSFITYLPVEGFLSTGMDIFELLRKGFLVEWSFTITNENIVEQCWTSTTSLYTYVVIHGTDAIYIKFLESIYFEMDFLTCIFYEESDPNRSHTILSIALVLIILLDVALCLLVGRLIFATSSAAVFLAYNAWKMRAPVDSVEKFLRNQQTLSPTRYAYSDIIAMTSHFREKIGQGGFGSVFKGHLLGRYPVAVKMLGGSKFDGEEFINEVSTIGRIHHLNVVRLLGFCSDGSKRALVYEYMPGGSLDKHIFSASSSNHRRFTMEKLRDIALGVARGIDYLHHGCDMQIVHFDIKPHNILLDHAFTPKISDFGLAKLYPKDYSLISISAARGTIGYIAPELISRSFGVISHKSDVYSFGMLLMEMAGGRRNVNPKADKSSQIYYPSWIYDQLAGEEWPREPRLDWTTEIDAMERKLCMVGLWCIQMKSCDRPSMSRVVEMLEGDVNDLRMPPKPFFSAPQPSLGRQSSCMPSCSSGLEIISEHDDLP